A window of the Candida orthopsilosis Co 90-125, chromosome 1 draft sequence genome harbors these coding sequences:
- a CDS encoding Akr1 protein — translation MKYVDREKKKKRVKNCKKKLSEKWDIYSADQRERGMRERDEVLLLSHIYCNAIFENFDDGIWASGQMKIVYFEVVKA, via the coding sequence ATGAAGTACGTCGAcagagaaaagaaaaagaaaagggtaaaaaattgtaaaaaaaaattgctGGAAAAATGGGATATTTATAGTGCGGACCAGAGAGAAAGAGGAATGAGAGAGAGAGATGAGGTTTTACTTTTGTCACATATTTATTGTAAtgccatttttgaaaactttgacGATGGCATTTGGGCGAGTGGGCAAATGAAAATAGtgtattttgaagttgtgAAGGCGTAA
- a CDS encoding Rex3 protein (S. cerevisiae homolog REX3 has role snRNA 3'-end processing, exonucleolytic trimming to generate mature 3'-end of 5.8S rRNA from tricistronic rRNA transcript (SSU-rRNA, 5.8S rRNA, LSU-rRNA)) yields MTVSETHPRKRVSEDNTITNKRHKISATHQETECPTEDVKLIMPKPVTTSPALFPDRKKHIQTIANIIKRKQPSVKTPNLRATEIEYEIARSTTHVTYASTLRNAILKLQHPEKFQSRNQVKKHSQENQLKLLKSIEVSVAKLRQYGFVMSVPEATPYAKITRNCQRCDTEFKLSQQLESTSCEFHYGRVRRNPDNKTRYYDCCLAPKDDSKPCDIRKHHVYQNLSPEEKQSICPYVKTEDIFDQKGKYSVLGIDCEMGYTTRGFELMRVTAVDYFTLKTVMDTYVLPFGEVVDFNTRFSGISAIDEKFVSFNQMIQELGIVMDKDTILIGHGLENDMNALRLIHSHIIDTSILYPKFESTPTSRKSLKDLTFKYLSRNIQVGDHDSAEDSIAAIEIVKYHVGRMDVQNT; encoded by the coding sequence ATGACCGTTTCAGAAACACACCCTCGCAAGAGGGTATCAGAAGATAATACCATTACAAACAAGAGACACAAAATATCAGCAACTCATCAGGAGACTGAATGCCCTACAGAAGACGTGAAGTTAATTATGCCAAAGCCAGTAACCACCAGCCCAGCGTTGTTCCCAGATCGTAAGAAGCACATACAGACGATAGCAAATATAATCAAGCGAAAACAGCCGTCAGTTAAAACGCCGAATCTAAGGGCAACCGAGATTGAGTATGAGATTGCCAGGAGCACAACACATGTTACATACGCTTCAACTTTGAGAAATGCAATTTTGAAGCTTCAACACCCGGAAAAGTTCCAGCTGAGGAACCAAGTAAAGAAACACTCTCAAGAGAATCAGTTGAAACTATTGAAATCTATAGAGGTTTCGGTGGCGAAGTTGAGACAGTACGGATTTGTGATGTCGGTACCCGAAGCAACTCCATATGCCAAAATTACGAGAAATTGTCAACGTTGCGATACTGAGTTCAAATTAAGTCAACAGTTGGAATCTACGTCTTGTGAATTTCATTACGGCAGGGTACGACGCAACCCGGACAACAAAACACGATACTACGATTGTTGTTTAGCACCAAAAGATGATAGTAAACCGTGTGATATTCGTAAGCATCatgtttatcaaaatctAAGTCcagaagaaaaacaaagtaTTTGTCCTTATGTGAAAACTGAGGACatatttgatcaaaaggGGAAGTATTCAGTTTTAGGTATTGATTGTGAAATGGGATATACTACGCGAGGCTTTGAATTGATGAGAGTTACAGCTGTTGATTATTTCACTTTAAAGACAGTCATGGACACTTATGTTCTTCCATTTGGGGAAGTGGTTGATTTCAACACGCGATTTTCAGGGATTTCGGCGATTGATGAGAAGTTCGTAAGTTTTAACCAAATGATTCAAGAGTTGGGTATTGTTATGGATAAAGATACGATTCTTATTGGACATGGATTAGAAAACGATATGAATGCATTGCGGTTGATTCATAGTCATATTATCGATACATCTATACTATATCCAAAGTTTGAGAGTACTCCTACTTCGagaaaaagtttgaaagatttgacGTTCAAGTATTTGAGTAGAAACATACAAGTAGGTGATCACGATAGTGCAGAGGATTCAATAGCTGCCATTGAGATTGTCAAGTATCACGTTGGTAGAATGGATGTTCAAAATACTTAA
- a CDS encoding Chs3 chitin synthase, producing MSFHRSSASPTRGYTEFDPETGDGIGRKRSLVRPERTRLDENHRRFHYAQVANQEADHIKVQPSSSGLDPSESNELGRSRSHLSAYTSNKFESTNQLEDDTEGIPLMDIHDSSPQGSPNTQDLKGGREVYGLNDEIKDYSQSPSKSKVISNGIPRPQVQGTKNRKKNADKSDIYFWKVYCYAITFWAPAPLLKLFGLRTKDRQFAWREKIGLISCILYIGAFVAYLTFGFTKTVCSSERVRTRINEVNSGYLIINGRSFDLTSSKHPAAAGIGAGSNVLYPPINAGGKDASFLFQNVNGNCKNLIKPRDNCTIPYNDDNELAWYMPCRVFSQDGSDSVNNTDAYYNGWACHTSETARKAYYSLKVSGDVYFTWDDIKNSSRNLVVYSGNVLDLNLVNWIQKDDVTYPDLFDKLRDDPTYRGIDISLVLTDPSERQAARCLTEIIKVGSIDSDTIGCIASQIVLIVSLVFILSVVIVKFVMACWFRWVTSRKQGATEYDNKTMAARNKAIENWVDNGAAGVGPEIKTVPVKARANYKSAKTNRQSVFQRAQKLALGPNADLSQYYDNPSALSKTFKYTTMSTQAALLGKNGYGKKNTLGNGGGTGKNSTRQSTLYLNDQGSSTDLLNRPVSTYNPFDGFEESVVNGLSPDIIHPDVVPQPPVEYQPFGYPLVHSINLVTCYSEDEDGIRTTLDSIATTDYPNSHKLILVVCDGIIKGSGNDRTTPDIVLDMMSDLTVPKDEVQAYSYVAVAQGSKRHNMAKVYAGFYNYNDDTVPPEKQQRVPMLTVVKCGTPEEANMPKPGNRGKRDSQIILMSFLQKVVFDERMTSLEFEMFSSIWRITGLMAEFYEIVLMVDADTKVYPDSLTHMAAEMVKDPMIMGLCGETKISNKAQTWVTAIQVFEYYISHHQAKAFESIFGGVTCLPGCFSMYRIKAPKGSDGYWVPILANPDIVERYSDNVVDTLHKKNLLLLGEDRFLSSLMLRTFPKRKQVFVPKAACKTIVPDKFLVLLSQRRRWINSTVHNLMELVLVNDLCGTFCFSMQFVIFIELVGTLVLPAAISFTIYVIIVAIISKPTPIMSLVLLAVIFGLPGCLIVITISSMSYIIYFFIYLIALPIWNFVLPSYAYWKFDDFSWGETRTVAGGNKGSDHGATEGVFDASKIKMRRWREWERERRSNEYAVVGAGGGAGATGAESVATSPYGKGNVQNLSMPSAVWDPSNNEKLIDGFDQEGSSSGSS from the coding sequence ATGTCGTTTCATAGATCCAGTGCAAGTCCTACACGTGGCTACACTGAATTTGATCCTGAAACAGGTGATGGAATCGGGAGAAAAAGATCGCTTGTTAGACCCGAAAGAACACGTTTAGATGAAAACCACCGAAGGTTCCATTATGCCCAAGTTGCCAATCAAGAGGCAGACCATATTAAAGTGCAACCTTCGTCTTCCGGGCTAGATCCTTCGgaatcaaatgaattaGGTCGCTCAAGATCACATCTTAGTGCGTATACttcaaataaatttgaaagtaCTAACCAGCTTGAAGATGACACTGAGGGGATTCCATTGATGGATATTCATGATTCGTCGCCTCAAGGTAGTCCCAACACCCAAGATTTGAAAGGGGGTAGGGAAGTTTATGGattgaatgatgaaatcaagGATTATTCACAATCGCCTCTGAAGAGTAAAGTTATTTCCAATGGTATACCTAGGCCTCAAGTGCAAGGTACGAAAAATAGAAAGAAGAATGCCGACAAGAGCGATATTtatttttggaaagtttATTGTTACGCAATCACTTTTTGGGCACCAgcaccattgttgaaattattTGGACTTCGAACTAAAGATCGTCAATTTGCATGGAGggaaaaaattggtttgatttcatGTATTTTATATATTGGTGCATTTGTTGCATATTTGACTTTTGGTTTTACCAAAACTGTTTGTTCAAGTGAACGTGTTAGAACTAGAATCAATGAGGTCAACAGTGGGTACTTGATTATCAATGGTAGATCATTTGATttaacttcatcaaaacaTCCCGCTGCAGCAGGGATTGGAGCCGGTTCTAATGTGTTGTATCCACCCATCAATGCTGGTGGTAAAGATgcttcatttttgtttcaaaatgtcaatgggaattgtaaaaatttgatcaaaccAAGAGACAACTGTACCATTCCTTATAATGATGATAACGAACTTGCATGGTATATGCCGTGTAGAGTTTTCAGTCAAGATGGATCTGACTCAGTTAATAACACTGACGCGTATTATAATGGTTGGGCCTGTCACACAAGTGAAACTGCACGTAAAGCATATTACAGTTTGAAGGTTTCTGGTGATGTTTATTTCACTTGGGATGATATTAAGAATTCGTCAAGAAACTTGGTTGTTTATTCGGGAAACGTTTTGGATCTCAATTTGGTTaattggattcaaaaaGATGATGTAACGTATCCAGATCTTTTTGACAAGTTACGTGATGATCCCACATATCGAGGAATAGATATTTCGTTGGTGTTAACTGACCCCAGTGAACGTCAAGCGGCAAGATGTCTTACTGAGATTATCAAAGTTGGGTCTATTGATTCAGATACAATTGGATGTATTGCTTcacaaattgttttgattgtttcGTTGGTATTTATCTTGTCGGTGGTTATTGTCAAGTTCGTCATGGCTTGTTGGTTTAGATGGGTGACTTCGAGAAAACAAGGTGCCACAGAGTATGACAATAAAACAATGGCGGCACGTAataaagcaattgaaaattgggTAGATAATGGTGCTGCAGGTGTGGGTCCAGAAATCAAAACAGTTCCTGTTAAAGCAAGAGCAAATTACAAATCTGCCAAGACAAACAGACAAAGTGTTTTCCAAAGGGCACAAAAACTTGCTTTGGGACCAAATGCAGACTTGTCACAATATTACGATAACCCAAGTGCactttcaaaaacattcaAGTATACCACAATGTCAACACAAGCTGCATTGTTGGGTAAAAATGGATATGGTAAAAAGAACACATTGGgcaatggtggtggtacAGGTAAAAACAGTACTAGACAATCTACCTTGTACTTGAATGACCAAGGCTCGTCAACTGATTTATTGAATCGTCCAGTATCAACCTATAACCCGTTTGATGGATTTGAAGAATCAGTGGTGAATGGTTTATCTCCTGATATTATTCATCCTGATGTTGTACCTCAACCACCAGTTGAGTATCAACCATTTGGGTACCCATTGGTGCATTCGATTAATTTGGTTACTTGTTATTCTGAAGATGAGGACGGTATTCGTACAACATTGGATTCCATCGCCACAACCGACTATCCAAACTCTCACAAGCTTATTCTCGTTGTTTGTGATGGTATTATTAAAGGTTCAGGTAATGATAGAACTACACCGGATATTGTATTGGATATGATGTCAGATTTGACTGTCCCAAAAGATGAAGTTCAAGCTTACTCGTATGTGGCTGTTGCTCAAGGTAGTAAGCGTCACAATATGGCCAAGGTCTATGCTGGTTTCTACAATtataatgatgatactgTCCCTCCAGAAAAGCAACAACGTGTCCCAATGCTCACAGTTGTTAAATGTGGTACTCCAGAAGAAGCAAATATGCCTAAACCTGGTAATAGAGGTAAACGTGATTCACAAATCATTTTGATGTCATTTTTACAAAAAGTCgtgtttgatgaaagaATGACGAGTTTggaatttgaaatgttttCTAGTATTTGGCGTATTACTGGGTTAATGGCTGAATTTTATGAAATTGTGCTAATGGTTGATGCTGATACCAAAGTTTACCCTGATTCGTTGACCCACATGGCTGCTGAAATGGTTAAAGATCCAATGATTATGGGATTATGTGGAGAAACTAAAATCTCAAACAAAGCTCAAACTTGGGTCACAGCAATTCAAGTGTTTGAATACTATATTTCGCATCATCAAGCTAAGGCGTTTGAATCTatttttggtggtgttaCTTGTTTGCCTGGATGTTTCTCAATGTACAGAATCAAGGCACCAAAAGGGTCAGATGGATATTGGGTACCCATATTGGCCAATCCAGATATCGTCGAAAGATATTCGGACAATGTTGTTGACACTTTGCAtaaaaagaatttgttgttattggGTGAAGATCGTTTCCTTTCATCATTAATGTTGAGAACTTTCCCCAAGAGGAAACAAGTTTTTGTACCTAAAGCTGCTTGTAAAACTATTGTTCCTGATAAATTCCTTGTTTTGTTGTCACAACGTCGTAGATGGATTAATTCAACGGTGCACAATTTGATGGAATTGGTTTTGGTTAATGATTTATGTGGTACATTTTGCTTTTCCATGcaatttgtcatttttattgaattggttgGTACTTTGGTGTTACCAGCAGCTATTTCATTTACTATTTATGTTATTATTGTTGCCATTATTTCCAAACCAACCCCAATTATGtctttggttttgttggCAGTTATTTTTGGTTTACCGGGTTGTTTGATTGTTATAACCATTTCATCCATGTCATatattatttatttttttatttacTTGATTGCTTTaccaatttggaattttgtTCTTCCATCTTATGCTTATTggaaatttgatgatttcagTTGGGGTGAAACCCGAACTGTTGCTGGTGGTAATAAAGGACTGGATCATGGTGCTACTGAAGGTGTGTTTGATGCATCAAAGATTAAGATGAGAAGATGGAGAGAATGGGAGAGAGAACGTAGAAGTAATGAGTATGCTGTTGTTGGAGCTGGTGGTGGAGCTGGAGCTACTGGTGCCGAAAGTGTTGCAACAAGTCCGTATGGAAAAGGAAATGTGCAAAACTTGTCTATGCCCTCGGCTGTTTGGGATCCTTCTAATAATGAGAAACTAATTGACGGCTTCGATCAAGAAGGATCTTCCTCGGGATCTAGTTGA
- a CDS encoding Msh6 protein (protein similar to S. cerevisiae Msh6p, which is involved in mismatch repair), producing the protein MGTIRETTTPRRKGIANINGNSSSNKKKQASLMSFFKPMAAKNEVTKESNVSPDEPVKQNCVSSSSPLKSKTIVKQELSSDKENDSTLMHYDEDEYRDLSFSSSLTSPPDVNLVKQEPKSLNATIKNNELASTPLKGHRTALNSSPINSNRHARKQVNYAETESEDEDTVIQSSRKKRKAVQEPSDDEDDFQPIISEGDSDDDMSDFVMVDDEEDEDEPPFSEDEEEIPKAKKSGSSCRAKSTSIDVSVLDVNTSIESTVPTSYDLIDKFNASSLYDASGYKTKQFSSKPLPTTKKNFAKENEERYQWLVNIKDAEKRTPDDPNYDPRTLYIPQSAWSKFTAFEKQYWEIKSKMWNTVVFFKKGKFYELYENDAVIANTQFDLKIAGGGRANMKLAGIPEMSFEHWAKEFISHGYKVAKVDQKESMLAKEMRGGGSKEEKIIKRELTGVLTGGTLTNLDMITDDMSTYCLSIKEDTAEDGSKIFGVAFVDTATSELNLIELHDDAECTKLDTLITQVKPKEIICEKGNLCNIATQILKFCAHSNNQIWNSLNPITEFWDYDIAVEQLVKSKYYDAEDLDDFSKYPEVLVDIKKNHLVAFNAFGGLLSYLKTLKLDESIMSLGNIKQYKISENETSHMILDGITLGNLEILNNNYDGGDQGTLLKLVNRATTPFGKRHLKKWILHPLMRIDEINLRYDSIDYLMDEGSELRSILQDCLTSLPDLERLIARVHGGTLRFRDFLRVIESFESIARFSKQLLEFANVDCGVLYKYLQSFPQDMVEHISEWEDAFERQQALSDVIIPAKGVDAEFDESQAVIDDLENQLNELLKGYKKEFKSHEILYRDSGKEIYLIELPVKLVKHVPQSWQTMGATSKVKRFWSPEVKHLARKLMEQRESHKMVCDTLKNRMYAKFDAHYTTWMKVINCIANIDSILALAKVSESIGYPSCRPEFVQNDHGVLDFKELRHPCFVGTKDFIPNDIHLGGEEPNFGLLTGANAAGKSTIMRTTALAVILSQIGCYIPASSARLTPVDRIMTRLGANDNIMQGKSTFFVELSETKKILSNATPKSLVILDELGRGGSSSDGFAIAEAVLHHLATHLQPVGFFATHYNTLGVSFKSHPQIKPMRMAIVVDQESRDITFLYKLEDGTAPGSFGMNVALMCGIPREIVDNAEIAAKNYEQVSSLKRTYEEVDKEDEMSLGLQSDCVWYGTDRVKLLKQDILNYEASVQERALDNVYKMIDSL; encoded by the coding sequence ATGGGTACAATAAGAGAAACAACTACACCAAGGAGAAAAGGCATAGCCAATATTAATGGTAACTCCTCTAGCAATAAGAAGAAGCAAGCATCGTTAATGTCTTTCTTTAAGCCCATGGCAGCCAAAAATGAGGTAACCAAAGAAAGCAACGTGTCACCAGATGAGCCAGTGAAACAAAACTGTGTGTCTTCGTCTTCCCCCTTAAAGTCTAAGACAATAGTTAAGCAAGAATTATCAAGTGATAAGGAAAATGATAGTACATTGATGCATtatgatgaggatgagtATAGGgatttgtcattttcatcaagcTTGACTTCACCACCAGATGTGAATTTAGTTAAGCAAGAACCCAAGCTGTTAAATGCCACTATAAAGAACAATGAATTAGCAAGTACGCCCTTGAAGGGTCATAGAACAGCGCTCAACTCAAGTCCTATCAATTCCAACCGCCATGCAAGGAAACAAGTCAACTACGCTGAGACAGAatctgaagatgaagatacCGTCATTCAGTCATCCCGTAAGAAGAGAAAAGCTGTACAAGAGCCAAGTGACGACGAAGATGACTTTCAACCAATTATTTCCGAAGGTGacagtgatgatgatatgaGTGATTTCGTAATGgttgacgatgaagaagacgaagatGAGCCACCCTTTCTGGAAGACGAGGAGGAGATTCCTAAAGCTAAGAAATCGGGTCTGTCATGCAGGGCAAAGTCtacttcaattgatgtcTCAGTTTTAGATGTTaatacatcaattgaatcaactgTCCCCACATCATATGACTTAATTGACAAGTTTAATGCATCTTCATTATATGACGCGTCAGgatacaaaacaaaacagtTCCTGTCAAAGCCATTGCCCACCaccaaaaagaattttgctaaagaaaatgaagagaGATACCAATGGCTTGTCAATATTAAAGATGCTGAAAAGAGAACTCCAGATGATCCAAATTATGATCCAAGAACACTTTATATTCCTCAATCTGCATGGTCAAAATTTACTGCATTTGAAAAGCAGTATTGGGAAATTAAGTCGAAAATGTGGAATACTgttgttttcttcaaaaaggGGAAATTTTACGAGCTATATGAAAATGATGCCGTGATTGCTAATACCCAATTTGATCTTAAGAttgctggtggtggaaGGGCAAATATGAAATTGGCGGGTATACCGGAAATGTCGTTTGAGCACTGGGCAAAGGAATTTATCAGTCATGGCTACAAAGTAGCTAAGGTGGATCAAAAGGAATCTATGTTGGCTAAAGAAATGAGAGGTGGTGGGTCTAAAGAGGAAAAGATTATCAAGAGAGAATTAACCGGTGTGTTGACTGGGGGTACTTTAACCAATTTAGATATGATCACGGATGATATGTCTACGTACTGTCTAAGCATTAAAGAGGATACAGCCGAGGATGGGTCAAAGATTTTTGgtgttgcttttgttgatactgCAACTTCcgaattgaatttgattgagttgCACGATGACGCCGAATGTACCAAACTTGACACGTTAATCACACAAGTCAAACCTAAAGAAATCATTTGTGAAAAGGGAAATCTTTGTAACATTGCAACTCAaattttaaagttttgTGCCCATTCCAAtaaccaaatttggaaCAGCTTGAATCCGATCACTGAGTTTTGGGACTACGATATTGctgttgaacaattggtTAAATCAAAGTATTATGATGCTGAGGATTTGGAcgatttttccaaataccCAGAGGTCCTTGTTGACATTAAAAAGAATCACCTTGTTGCATTCAATGCATTTGGTGGTTTGTTATCTTACTTGAAAACTCTCAAGTTGGATGAAAGTATCATGAGCTTGGGTAATATTAAACAATACAAGATTTCAGAAAATGAAACTTCACACATGATTCTTGATGGTATCACTTTGGGTAATTTGGAGattctcaacaacaattacGATGGTGGCGATCAAGGTacattattgaaattggtgaatcGGGCAACTACGCCATTCGGGAAAAgacatttgaagaaatggatCTTGCACCCCTTAATGCgtattgatgaaatcaaccTAAGGTACGATTCAATAGACTACTTGATGGATGAGGGTTCTGAGTTGAGATCAATCTTGCAGGACTGTTTGACATCCTTGCCTGATCTAGAACGTTTAATTGCTCGTGTACATGGTGGAACCCTTCGATTCCGGGATTTTCTCAGAGTgattgaaagttttgagAGTATCGCCAGATTTTCcaaacaattgttggaatttgCCAATGTTGATTGCGGTGTATTGTATAAATATTTGCAATCTTTCCCCCAGGACATGGTTGAGCATATTTCGGAATGGGAGGATGCTTTTGAAAGGCAACAAGCATTAAGTGATGTTATTATTCCTGCAAAGGGAGTTGATGCagaatttgatgaatcacAAGCtgtcattgatgatttagaaAATCAGTTGAATGAGCTTTTGAAAGGGTATAAGAAAGAATTTAAATCGCATGAGATTCTTTATCGTGATTcaggaaaagaaatttacCTTATTGAACTTCCTGTAAAATTGGTTAAACATGTACCTCAGAGTTGGCAAACTATGGGTGCAACTTCAAAAGTTAAGAGATTTTGGTCACCAGAAGTCAAGCATTTAGCAAGGAAGTTGATGGAACAAAGAGAGTCACATAAAATGGTTTGTGATACATTAAAGAATAGGATGtatgcaaaatttgatgCACATTATACAACTTGGATGAAAGTCATCAATTGCATAGCCAATATCGACTCTATACTTGCATTGGCTAAAGTTTCAGAATCAATCGGTTACCCTTCATGCCGTCCAGagtttgttcaaaatgatCATGGTGTGCTTGATTTTAAGGAGTTGAGGCATCCTTGTTTTGTTGGAACAAAAGATTTCATTCCAAATGACATTCACTTGGGTGGTGAAGAACCtaattttggtttattGACCGGAGCCAATGCTGCAGGTAAATCTACAATTATGAGAACCACAGCTTTGGCAGTGATCTTGAGTCAGATTGGCTGTTATATACCTGCACTGCTGGCAAGATTAACCCCAGTGGATAGGATCATGACGAGACTAGGTGCAAACGATAATATAATGCAAGGGAAATCAACGTTCTTTGTTGAGCTTTCAGAAACGAAAAAGATCTTAAGCAATGCTACACCTAAATCATTGGTGATTTTAGATGAATTGGGTAGAGGTGGTTCAAGTAGTGATGGTTTCGCCATTGCCGAAGCAGTTTTGCATCATTTGGCTACTCATTTACAACCAGTTGGATTCTTTGCCACTCATTACAATACCCTAGGTGTATCATTTAAATCCCACCCACAAATAAAACCAATGAGGATGGCAATCGTAGTCGATCAAGAGTCTAGAGATATTACATTTTTGTACAAATTAGAAGATGGAACCGCACCAGGATCATTTGGAATGAACGTGGCATTAATGTGTGGAATTCCCAGAgagattgttgataatgctGAAATTGCAGCAAAGAATTACGAACAAGTATCGAGTTTGAAACGTACTTATGAAGAAGTAGATAAGGAGGATGAAATGAGTTTGGGTTTACAAAGTGATTGTGTGTGGTATGGTACTGATAGAgtcaagttgttgaaacaGGATATATTGAACTATGAAGCTTCAGTTCAAGAAAGGGCTCTTGATAATGTCTATAAAATGATTGATTCTTTATAG
- a CDS encoding adhesin-like protein gives MLYFRFITPFCRIYKYGSKPSHICFLLHRYFSKPFLPSTAKTYFTHLVTMLYALATPNSSFKPSIRKIKNSWRLKKFKELYIEKGGLSNPPSDVSFTESTSSETSAATASSSRIRI, from the coding sequence ATGCTTTATTTTAGATTTATCACACCTTTCTGTCGAATATATAAGTACGGCTCAAAACCCAGTCACatttgttttcttcttcatagGTATTTTTCGAAACCTTTTCTTCCATCTACTGCTAAAACTTATTTTACTCACTTAGTTACGATGTTGTATGCTTTAGCCACTCCTAATTCATCGTTCAAGCCACTGATtagaaaaatcaaaaattcatggagattgaagaaattcaaagaattgtatattgaaaaaggtgGATTGTCGAATCCTCCTAGTGATGTATCATTCACTGAACTGACTTCAAGTGAGACATCTGCTGCTACTGCTTCATCGTCAAGAATTCGTATTTAA